A single genomic interval of Oleidesulfovibrio alaskensis DSM 16109 harbors:
- a CDS encoding rhodanese-like domain-containing protein gives MRRIVIVGEGAAAAKLAARTRRMTENAEVNLVLSSAGDAGKGVFGSYAKKNRISLEQMKTRDVGVLETDELDFDFEKREIHVRSARGWLPMRFDQLVLEINTVPRVPRALRRCDNVVPWPVGDVAALDTILAEIRPSVAVVVGSSRQAVELVRLLASSDVPVRWLRTAPAQSPVLDADMWFHADSLITACAGGVQILDWSSFRLDQLATVTDADGLLVSLESPEAQSVSGDMFFWADPQRAVHPLLANEGIELAENGLLAVDDNFMTGIPDVYAIGSAVSVKHCGAAQLPVVAGEESVFSMARHVADVLSGEQPFSAGPMIAPVTQAFPGGRLFKAGTGLAEALAAGIEAEFAMLKTGGGAAGLAPCAVKLVVDKSTRRVLGVQAVSGDPCGLSDGFASAGALALSGGMTVEMLAALDLPGESGRLLRSAACIVDNKLRGKVFGISPDELIASRAAGAEFFTLDLRSQPEWKKGHIEDACNIPLPQLKERLQDEVPRFTPLVIVGRSSDDAWSVACYLAGLGAGHVYVLDGGMDMWPYETVSQG, from the coding sequence ATGCGCAGGATAGTAATTGTGGGGGAAGGCGCCGCAGCGGCCAAGCTGGCGGCCCGGACAAGACGGATGACGGAGAACGCCGAGGTGAATCTGGTGCTGTCTTCCGCCGGCGATGCCGGCAAGGGGGTTTTCGGCAGCTATGCGAAAAAGAACCGCATTTCGCTTGAACAGATGAAAACCCGTGATGTGGGCGTGCTGGAAACGGATGAGCTGGATTTTGATTTTGAAAAGCGTGAAATCCACGTTCGCTCGGCCAGAGGCTGGCTGCCCATGCGTTTTGACCAGCTGGTGCTGGAAATAAACACCGTTCCCCGTGTACCCAGAGCGTTGCGCCGCTGTGACAATGTTGTTCCCTGGCCGGTGGGAGATGTGGCGGCGCTTGATACCATTCTGGCAGAAATCCGCCCCTCTGTTGCTGTAGTGGTGGGAAGCAGCCGTCAGGCTGTGGAACTTGTCCGGCTTCTCGCCTCTTCGGACGTTCCCGTGCGCTGGTTGCGCACCGCCCCTGCGCAGTCACCGGTGCTTGATGCCGACATGTGGTTCCATGCCGATTCGCTGATAACTGCCTGTGCCGGCGGAGTACAGATTCTCGACTGGAGCAGCTTCCGCCTTGACCAGCTGGCCACGGTGACGGACGCGGACGGCCTGCTGGTTTCACTGGAGTCGCCGGAAGCACAAAGCGTGAGCGGCGACATGTTTTTCTGGGCGGACCCGCAGCGGGCCGTGCATCCGCTGCTGGCCAACGAAGGCATCGAGCTTGCCGAAAACGGCCTGCTGGCTGTGGATGATAATTTCATGACCGGTATACCGGATGTATACGCCATCGGCAGTGCTGTTTCCGTAAAGCACTGCGGGGCAGCGCAGCTGCCTGTGGTGGCCGGTGAAGAATCTGTTTTCTCCATGGCCCGCCATGTGGCTGATGTCCTTTCCGGTGAACAGCCTTTCTCTGCCGGGCCCATGATCGCTCCGGTGACGCAGGCTTTTCCCGGCGGCAGGCTGTTTAAAGCCGGTACCGGACTGGCCGAGGCTCTGGCTGCCGGCATCGAAGCCGAATTTGCCATGCTGAAAACCGGCGGCGGGGCCGCAGGACTGGCACCCTGTGCCGTAAAGCTGGTGGTGGACAAATCCACCCGCCGCGTTCTGGGGGTTCAGGCTGTATCGGGTGACCCCTGCGGGTTGTCCGACGGATTCGCTTCTGCCGGGGCGCTGGCACTGTCCGGCGGCATGACGGTGGAAATGCTGGCGGCACTGGACCTGCCCGGCGAAAGCGGGCGCCTGCTGCGTTCCGCTGCCTGCATTGTTGATAACAAGCTGCGGGGCAAAGTGTTCGGCATCAGCCCTGATGAACTGATAGCTTCCCGCGCTGCCGGTGCGGAGTTTTTCACCCTTGATCTGCGGTCGCAGCCGGAGTGGAAAAAAGGACATATCGAAGACGCCTGCAACATTCCTCTGCCCCAGCTGAAAGAGCGGCTGCAGGATGAAGTGCCCAGATTCACCCCGCTGGTCATCGTCGGCCGCAGCTCTGATGATGCGTGGAGTGTGGCCTGTTATCTGGCAGGGCTGGGCGCAGGGCATGTCTATGTGCTGGACGGCGGCATGGATATGTGGCCCTATGAAACCGTCTCGCAGGGCTGA